A region from the Leucoraja erinacea ecotype New England unplaced genomic scaffold, Leri_hhj_1 Leri_1545S, whole genome shotgun sequence genome encodes:
- the LOC129715955 gene encoding uncharacterized protein LOC129715955, giving the protein MTVNNESHSFLVDTGATVSSVQCSLALQTTGQHEMLQGFDGIPHPYPLTVPVPVQYEGIRIMHQFVVTNNLDINVLGRDLLCRLQLLLVCQPHSIEVEHAPHRQCYQHRTPQWWSLDLEDQVTLAYDASGSNSELEQFFGPHEGSQWTITELATVTGREGEALAVSISMSNWRQSPGIAPHLTLKVYFPYTAKDLGPMVFQALKGSDENTQGPQQVTSDLSITYSPTRPTQEGTLRHHKGRDIVEFTDPEVWADDQTQVGLTNVEPVLVKVKPGVAMPSIQQYPLKVQAVPCIDVLPKGLLKQGILITCQSCCNTPILAVPKPGKPNQYRLVQDLRAINAIVQPLHALVPNPAHILATIPAKATVFGSVDLQHAFFSIPLHPDCQYLFAFTYNGQQYTWTRLPQGFVNSPTLFSRCLQQQLQNLQLPEGSALIQYVDDLLVASETEEQNREAIILLLNFVETLGYVVSPSKVHVGQKEVKFLGVIISAEGRRLDESRTDPIYRTAPPTSARGMRQWLGMINYCRQWIPNVALDIKHLTPYTSEESTFVLSGEALTAFNNLREALQKAPALGRPLYDRPFQLYCTVLGECATAVLTQLHGDKHRPVAYYSSKLDPVALGYPHCTQVLTAVYNSLQSAANLTLQQDITVYSSHSVTALLGQLQTQHLTSARQNKYEIYLLNNPKLQFRHCTTINPAAFLCSPPDLLAPCDHNCLEAILADTSPRPDLSDQPLASPDLILYTDGSSSINEQGRRLSGFAVVKQDGILLDCGSFDPPFSAQQAELFALTRACVLAEGRSVNIYTDSRYAFGVVHDFGQLWKNRGFLTLTGHKISNQILVSDLLNAILLPSAVAVIKCAAHTTGDSPVQIGNRLADDAAKCASRGRFKVVGSMMRQVKSLYMGSSESEKPMPTINDVLLLQGDASANVIMEWEQLGCRKADSGLWLTPAGQTCMTDQLATWVIDCLHLATHCGATLLVDALLQAWWHPRLKVLAAQTSARCLTCATHNPGKGVVCQTGRTPLPTAPFETLQMDFIDLPKCQCYKHVLVIVDVFSRWIEAFPTTDCTASTVVSILLRQVVPRFGVPNTISSDNGPHFIAAINKELYRQLGVTQRLHCAYRPQAAGMVERLNQTLKTKLAKLVDQSGSTWVKMLPVALFQIRVLPAGKTRLSPAEIIYGRPLRTPWTDIIPATMTLHHMTEEMIRNKSLR; this is encoded by the exons ATGACAGTTAATAACGAATCACACTCCTTCCTTGTTGATACCGGAGCAACTGTTTCATCAGTACAATGTTCCTTAGCCCTCCAGACTACTGGACAGCATGAAATGTTACAAGGCTTTGATGGAATTCCACACCCTTATCCCCTAACTGTACCAGTGCCTGTCCAATATGAAGGAATCCGCATTATGCACCAATTTGTGGTGACTAACAATCTGGACATtaatgttttgggacgagacctacTTTGTCGACTACAGCTTCTGCTTGTATGTCAGCCGCATTCCATAGAGGTTGAACACGCTCCACATCGACAGTGCTATCAGCATCGAACACCCCAATGGTGGAGCCTGGACTTGGAGGACCAAGTCACACTTGCATATGATGCGAGTGGATCCAACTCGGAACTGGAGCAATTCTTTGGGCCCCATGAGGGCAGTCAGTGGACCATCACCGAGTTGGCTACCGTAACCGGTCGGGAAGGAGAAGCGTTGGCCGTGTCGATATCTATGTCCAACTGGAGGCAAAGTCCTGGCATCGCACCTCATCTTACGCTAAAAGTATACTTTCCATATACCGCCAAAGACCTCGGACCAATGGTTTTTCAGGCCTTGAAGGGATCAGATGAAAATACCCAAGGCCCCCAGCAAGTTACCTCCGACCTGTCCATTACCTATTCACCCACCCGACCTACTCAGGAGGGTACCTTGAGACACCATAAGGGCCGAGATATTGTGGAATTTACTGATCCGGAAGTATGGGCGGATGATCAGACTCAAGTAGGACTTACAAATGTTGAACCAGTCCTAGTGAAGGTCAAGCCCGGTGTAGCCATGCCATCTATACAACAATATCCCTTGAAAGTCCAGGCCGTACCCTGTATCGATGTGTTACCCAAAGGACTATTGAAGCAAGGTATCTTGATCACCTGCCAGTCCTGCTGCAACACACCAATTCTCGCAGTCCCAAAACCAGGAAAACCGAATCAGTATCGTCTAGTCCAGGACCTGCGGGCCATCAATGCCATAGTACAACCATTACATGCTCTTGTTCCTAACCCAGCACATATTCTTGCTACCATCCCGGCTAAAGCAACAGTCTTTGGATCGGTGGATCTCCAACATGCCTTTTTCTCGATTCCTTTACATCCGGACTGTCAGTACCTGTTCGCATTCACCTATAATGGACAACAGTACACATGGACCAGATTGCCACAGGGCTTTGTAAACTCACCGACCCTATTTTCTCGTTGTCTGCAGCAGCAATTACAAAACCTGCAGTTACCTGAGGGGTCTGCATTGATCCAGTACGTCGATGACCTTTTagtggccagtgaaacggaggagCAGAATAGGGAAGCTATAATTTTGTTGTTGAACTTTGTAGAGACATTGGGGTACGTTGTGTCCCCCTCCAAAGTACATGTTGGACAAAAGGAGGTGAAATTCCTCGGAGTCATAATCTCGGCAGAAGGCCGTCGGTTGGACGAGAGCCGCACAGACCCCATTTACAGAACAGCCCCCCCCACGTCAGCCAGGGGAATGCGACAGTGGCTGGGAATGATCAACTACTGCCGTCAGTGGATTCCGAATGTGGCCCTGGACATAAAGCACCTGACCCCTTACACCAGTGAGGAAAGTACCTTTGTATTGTCAGGTGAAGCCTTGACAGCGTTCAATAATCTAAGAGAGGCCCTGCAGAAGGCTCCTGCGCTGGGGCGACCCCTGTATGATAGACCTTTTCAGCTCTATTGTACCGTCCTGGGTGAATGTGCCACTGCGGTTTTGACCCAGCTGCATGGGGATAAGCACCGACCAGTGGCGTATTATTCATCCAAGTTGGACCCTGTGGCACTGGGGTATCCCCATTGTACACAGGTTTTAACAGCGGTATACAATAGTCTTCAGTCGGCCGCCAACCTGACTCTCCAGCAGGACATTACCGTATATTCCTCCCACTCTGTGACCGCCCTACTGGGACAACTCCAGACCCAGCATTTGACCTCAGCCAGACAAAATAAATATGAGATCTACCTGTTGAATAATCCCAAGCTACAGTTCCGGCACTGCACCACTATCAACCCTGCTGCGTTTCTCTGCTCTCCTCCTGATCTCCTCGCTCCATGCGACCATAACTGCTTGGAGGCTATTCTCGCGGATACCAGTCCGCGCCCTGACCTTAGCGATCAACCTCTAGCCTCTCCAGATTTGATCCTCTATACTGATGGAAGTTCGTCCATCAACGAGCAGGGACGCCGACTGTCAGGCTTTGCGGTAGTTAAGCAAGATGGAATCTTGCTGGATTGTGGCAGTTTTGACCCTCCGTTTTCAGCTCAGCAGGCTGAGTTGTTTGCCCTCACCCGAGCGTGTGTTCTCGCGGAGGGGCGCTCCGTCAATATTTACACCGACTCCCGATACGCATTTGGAGTCGTTCACGATTTCGGACAGTTATGGAAAAACAGGGGATTCCTTACCTTGACGGGCCATAAGATTTCCAATCAGATCCTGGTCTCTGACCTGTTGAATGCTATCCTCCTGCCCTCTGCGGTAGCTGTAATCAAATGTGCGGCCCACACGACAGGAGATTCCCCAGTCCAAATCGGTAACAGGTTGGCTGACGATGCGGCTAAGTGTGCTTCACGCGGTAGATTTAAAGTGGTGGGTAGTATGATGAGGCAGGTGAAAAGCCTTTATATGGGCTCGTCTGAATCTGAGAAACCTATGCCAACCATAAATGATGTATTGCTCTTACAGGGGGACGCCTCTGCTAATGTTATAATGGAATGGGAGCAGCTGGGCTGTCGGAAGGCTGACTCTGGATTGTGGCTCACCCCGGCCGGACAGACCTGTATGACAGACCAGTTAGCGACCTGGGTCATTGATTGCCTACATTTAGCCACTCACTGTGGGGCCACCTTGCTAGTAGACGCTCTCTTACAGGCATGGTGGCATCCTCGACTTAAGGTTTTGGCAGCCCAAACTAGTGCACGGTGCCTCACCTGTGCTACACACAACCCTGGTAAAGGAGTTGTCTGCCAGACGGGTCGTACTCCATTACCTACTGCTCCGTTTGAAACCTTGCAGATGGATTTTATTGATTTGCCTAAGTGTCAGTGTTATAAACATGTACTTGTTATTGTTGATGTGTTTTCTAGGTGGATTGAAGCCTTTCCAACCACTGATTGCACTGCCTCTACGGTGGTGTCTATTTTATTACGGCAGGTTGTTCCTCGTTTCGGGGTTCCAAACACCATCAGTTCGGATAACGGCCCTCACTTCATTGCCGCTATCAATAAAGAATTGTACCGACAGCTGGGCGTAACCCAGCGGCTGCATTGTGCTTATCGCCCACAAGCTGCAGGAATGGTGGAACGCTTGAACCAGACCCTGAAGACCAAGCTTGCCAAGCTGGTGGACCAATCAGGCTCCACCTGGGTTAAAATGTTGCCTGTTGCTTTGTTCCAGATCAGAGTCCTTCCAGCAGGGAAGACAAGGTTGTCTCCTGCAGAGATCATCTATGGCCGACCTCTGCGCACCCCTTGGACAGACATTATCCCGGCCACAATGACGTTGCATCACATGACGGAGGAGATG ATACGAAATAAATCGCTGAGATGA
- the LOC129715956 gene encoding zinc finger protein 239-like, whose product MTGHNMEKRNMGVHPFVCSECKKSFKTAIVLEAHRRIHTGKRPHGCSTYGKSFTQLSRLREHQYVHSSERPFTCSDCGKCFKSPKDLKVHWRLHTAERPYICSDCGKGYTQSSSLLKHQRTHTGERPYTCTQCGKGFTQSDTLLKHQRTHTGERPYTCAQCGKCFTQSSSLLMHQRTHTGERPYTCAQCGKGFTRSSSLLEHQRTHTGERPYTCAQCGKGFTEIQQPAGAPAHPHRRAPLHLCPVRQGLHPVQHLLKHQRTHTGERPYTCAQCGKGFTCSTRLLSHQRVHAGDRPVPSPVCGERFAMASHALSHQHVHTSGQPYDCPYCGESFDSSRGLRQHQRAHVGEQLLPL is encoded by the coding sequence atgacggggcacaacatgGAGAAGCGAAACATGGGAGTACACCCCTTCGTCTGCTCGGAGTGCAAAAAGAGTTTCAAGACGGCCATTGTCCTGGAGGCACACCGACGGATTCACACGGGCAAGAGGCCCCATGGCTGCTCCACATACGGCAAGAGCTTTACACAGTTGTCGCGGTTGCGGGAGCACCAGTACgtacacagcagtgagcggcccttcacctgctccgactgcggcaaatgCTTCAAGTCGCCCAAGGACCTGAAGGTGCACTGGCGCCTGCACACTGCGGAGCGCCCTTAcatctgcagcgactgcggcaagggctacacccagtccagcagcctgctgaagcaccagcgcacgCACACTGGCGAGCGCCCGTACACCtgtacccagtgcggcaagggattCACCCAGTCCGACaccctgctgaagcaccagcgcacccacaccggcgagcgcccctacacctgtgcccagtgcggcaagtgcttcacccagtccagcagcctgctgatgcaccagcgcacccacaccggcgagcgcccctacacctgcgcccagtgcggcaagggcttcaccagatccagcagcctgctggagcaccagcgcacccacaccggcgagcgcccctacacctgtgcccagtgcggcaagggcttcaccgagatccagcaacctgctggagcaccagcgcacccacaccggcgagcgcccctacacctgtgcccagtgcggcaagggcttcatccaGTCCAgcacctgctgaagcaccagcgcacccacactggcgagcgcccctacacctgcgcccagtgtggcaagggcttcacctgctccacccggctgctgtcccaccagcgggtgcacgccggcgaccgtcccgtccccagcccggtgtgtggagagcgctttgccatggcctcccacgccctgtctcaccagcatgtgcacaccagtggccagccctacgactgcccgtactgtggtgagtcgtttgacagctcgcgggggttgcggcagcaccagcGGGCCCACgtcggcgagcagctgctcccactgtga